Proteins encoded by one window of Swingsia samuiensis:
- a CDS encoding efflux RND transporter permease subunit, which produces MSISRFFIDRPIFAWVIGLVIMLIGGVTITRMPIAQYPSIAPPQIAISVMYPGASAETVNNTVVRPILQQMYGLDHLEYLSASSYASGQMEIDLTFAQGTNPDIAQVQVQNKLQLAQPRLPTEVTAQGISVTKATKNFMMVVGFISTDGSMSGADVADYVASNISDPLSRVSGVGDHTLFGSEYAMRIWLDPTKLYNYNLAISDVQSAIQTQNIQVSSGELGGLPAKKGIGFDATVIGPTRLSSPEQFENILIKVQQDGSQVRLKDIARVELGAQSYALSSMYNNQPAAAMAIKLAPGANQLETEAALRAKIAQLEHFYPPGLKTIYPLDTEPFITLSIQEVVETLLEAIALVFIVMLVFLQNFRATLIPTIAVPIVLLGTFGIIHALGYTINTLTMLAMVLAVGLLVDDAIVVVENVERLMSEKQLSPKEASRQSMDEISGALIGIVLVLTAVFLPMAAFNGSTGVIYRQFSITIVTAMWLSVVVAMIMTPALCGSMLKPTSEKKRGPAAWFNRNFDRMTNGYLSGVKWLVNGRVVSGIIYIALTAVVVVLFLRIPGGFLPDEDQGLIFGQVTMRNNATRQQAAAVNKKITDYVLKTYSQDVASVFTMTGFSFAGQGQTTAAFFVRMKPWDQRHGFAHTTMAISRKIMQHFWTDPDAQIFAVNPPAVLELGNATGFDLELEDVGHLGHAALLAARNQVLADAAKDPLLQAVRPLGMEDAPQFVLDINRERANALSINNADINTTIQGVLGSIYVNQFMRNDRVKQVYIQGDAWARMTPENLNLWYIRNSLGSLVPFNAFASGHWSSGAQKVENYNGSNSYEIQGQPVTGSSSGEAMDEMRKILSKLPQGVGYEWTGLSYEQIASSGSTGPLYALAGIIILFCLAALYESWAIPLAVMLVLPLGVLGAVIATLTRGLDNDVYFQVGLLTTIGLSVKNAILIVEFAKAFFEAGKSLEESVLEAARERLRPILMTSIAFVCGVFPLAIATGAGSAARVAIGTCVVGGMFTATLLAVYFVPVFFVMTLRLFRVQRIRDRKDPYAYLDEKNQTSDKQGEQGV; this is translated from the coding sequence ATGTCAATTTCACGGTTTTTTATTGATAGGCCTATTTTTGCTTGGGTAATTGGCTTGGTGATTATGCTGATTGGTGGGGTAACCATCACCCGCATGCCAATAGCTCAATACCCGAGTATTGCTCCCCCTCAGATTGCTATTTCAGTGATGTATCCTGGTGCTTCGGCTGAAACGGTAAATAACACAGTTGTTCGGCCGATTTTACAGCAAATGTACGGACTGGACCATCTTGAGTATTTATCAGCTTCTTCTTACGCAAGCGGTCAGATGGAGATTGATCTGACATTTGCGCAGGGGACTAACCCAGATATTGCTCAAGTGCAGGTGCAAAACAAACTACAACTTGCACAGCCTCGATTACCCACAGAGGTAACGGCTCAAGGGATAAGCGTCACAAAAGCGACTAAAAACTTTATGATGGTTGTAGGCTTCATCTCAACAGACGGGAGTATGTCTGGTGCAGATGTTGCTGATTATGTGGCTTCCAATATTTCTGATCCTCTTTCCCGTGTCAGTGGTGTTGGTGATCATACTTTGTTTGGTTCTGAATATGCGATGCGTATTTGGTTAGACCCAACCAAACTTTATAATTATAATCTGGCCATTTCTGACGTTCAAAGTGCGATTCAAACACAAAATATTCAGGTTTCCTCTGGTGAGCTTGGGGGGCTCCCCGCAAAGAAGGGAATTGGTTTTGATGCAACAGTGATAGGGCCAACGCGTCTCAGCTCACCAGAGCAGTTTGAAAATATTCTGATTAAAGTCCAGCAAGACGGCAGTCAGGTGCGGCTGAAAGATATTGCCCGTGTTGAGCTTGGTGCTCAAAGTTATGCTTTGTCTTCAATGTATAATAATCAGCCGGCTGCTGCTATGGCTATTAAACTGGCTCCTGGCGCTAATCAGTTGGAAACAGAAGCAGCTTTACGGGCAAAGATTGCTCAGCTTGAGCATTTTTATCCTCCAGGTTTGAAAACAATTTACCCATTGGATACAGAGCCTTTTATTACTCTTTCGATTCAAGAGGTAGTTGAAACGCTTCTGGAAGCTATTGCTCTTGTTTTCATTGTAATGCTGGTCTTCCTGCAAAACTTTCGAGCAACACTTATCCCAACGATTGCTGTTCCCATTGTTCTTTTGGGGACTTTCGGCATTATCCATGCGCTAGGCTACACGATTAATACATTGACAATGTTGGCGATGGTGTTGGCTGTTGGCTTGTTGGTTGATGATGCTATCGTTGTTGTTGAAAACGTTGAGCGGCTTATGTCGGAGAAGCAGCTTTCACCTAAAGAAGCTTCTCGTCAGTCAATGGATGAAATTTCTGGAGCATTGATTGGTATTGTTCTGGTCTTGACGGCCGTGTTCTTACCAATGGCTGCATTTAATGGCTCAACTGGTGTTATTTATCGTCAGTTTTCGATCACGATTGTTACGGCGATGTGGCTGTCGGTAGTCGTGGCTATGATTATGACGCCAGCTTTATGTGGTTCTATGTTAAAGCCGACGTCAGAGAAAAAGCGAGGCCCTGCTGCATGGTTTAACCGTAACTTTGACCGGATGACCAATGGTTATTTGAGTGGCGTTAAGTGGTTGGTAAATGGTCGAGTAGTCAGTGGTATTATCTATATCGCGTTAACGGCTGTTGTTGTGGTGCTATTTTTACGTATTCCAGGTGGGTTTCTACCTGATGAAGACCAAGGGTTGATCTTTGGTCAGGTCACGATGCGTAATAATGCGACAAGACAGCAGGCTGCCGCAGTAAATAAAAAAATCACTGATTATGTTTTAAAAACATATAGCCAGGATGTTGCTTCTGTTTTTACAATGACAGGGTTTAGTTTTGCGGGCCAAGGGCAAACGACGGCGGCGTTCTTCGTTCGTATGAAGCCATGGGATCAACGGCATGGGTTCGCTCATACAACCATGGCCATTTCGCGTAAGATTATGCAGCATTTCTGGACAGACCCAGATGCGCAGATTTTTGCTGTGAACCCTCCTGCTGTTCTGGAGCTCGGGAATGCAACAGGGTTCGATTTGGAGTTGGAAGATGTCGGGCACTTAGGGCATGCTGCTCTTTTGGCTGCACGTAATCAGGTTCTGGCAGATGCAGCAAAGGATCCTCTCCTGCAAGCTGTTCGGCCTCTTGGAATGGAAGATGCTCCTCAGTTTGTTCTGGATATCAACCGTGAAAGAGCAAATGCGCTCAGTATTAATAATGCTGATATTAATACCACTATTCAAGGCGTACTGGGGTCTATTTACGTTAACCAGTTTATGCGGAATGACCGTGTAAAACAGGTATATATCCAAGGTGATGCTTGGGCGCGTATGACCCCAGAGAATCTGAACTTATGGTATATTCGTAATAGCTTGGGTTCTTTGGTGCCATTTAATGCCTTTGCTTCAGGGCATTGGAGCAGTGGGGCACAGAAGGTTGAAAACTATAACGGTTCAAACTCCTATGAAATACAGGGCCAACCTGTAACAGGGTCTAGCTCCGGTGAAGCAATGGATGAGATGCGTAAAATTCTCAGTAAATTGCCGCAAGGCGTAGGATATGAGTGGACTGGCTTGTCTTATGAGCAGATTGCATCGAGTGGTTCTACAGGTCCTCTTTATGCGCTAGCCGGGATTATCATTCTGTTTTGCTTGGCCGCTTTATACGAAAGCTGGGCAATCCCGCTTGCCGTTATGCTTGTGCTCCCACTTGGTGTTTTGGGGGCTGTGATTGCGACGCTGACCCGAGGGCTTGATAATGACGTTTACTTCCAAGTGGGGCTGCTTACGACAATAGGTTTGTCTGTTAAAAATGCGATCTTGATTGTTGAGTTTGCCAAAGCCTTCTTTGAAGCAGGAAAATCATTAGAAGAGTCCGTACTTGAGGCGGCACGCGAACGTTTGCGTCCTATTTTAATGACATCGATTGCATTTGTATGTGGTGTGTTTCCTTTGGCGATTGCAACTGGGGCAGGGTCTGCTGCTCGTGTTGCCATTGGGACATGTGTCGTCGGTGGTATGTTTACAGCAACATTGCTCGCTGTTTATTTCGTACCGGTTTTTTTCGTCATGACTCTGCGCTTGTTTCGTGTGCAGCGTATTCGTGATCGTAAAGATCCATATGCTTATTTGGATGAAAAAAATCAGACATCCGATAAGCAGGGAGAACAAGGCGTATGA
- the pnuC gene encoding nicotinamide riboside transporter PnuC, whose product MSWTEICAAFLSALGVWLTSKRSILCWPVSFCAAVLYGGIFFNIHLYADTLLQIIFCILIMYGWYNWKEEKNTHLLIHVKSISLSSFIYGNITTLIIGAFWSAYLASYTDDPTPVTDALLSSYSITAQLWAAKRYTINWLAWILIDTAYSILFFSRNLYITSLLYACFVLLACVGYKKWQRAKASSLY is encoded by the coding sequence ATGTCTTGGACTGAAATTTGTGCTGCTTTTCTCAGTGCTTTAGGCGTATGGCTCACCTCAAAACGCTCAATCTTGTGTTGGCCCGTCTCATTTTGTGCTGCCGTGCTCTATGGGGGGATATTTTTTAATATTCATCTCTACGCAGACACCCTTTTACAAATTATATTCTGTATCCTGATTATGTATGGGTGGTACAACTGGAAGGAAGAGAAAAATACTCACCTTCTTATCCACGTGAAATCAATTTCTTTATCGAGTTTTATTTATGGAAATATTACAACTCTTATAATAGGGGCTTTCTGGAGTGCCTACCTCGCATCTTATACAGACGATCCCACCCCTGTTACAGACGCTCTCCTAAGCAGCTACAGCATTACAGCCCAACTCTGGGCTGCCAAACGGTATACCATCAACTGGCTTGCTTGGATCTTAATTGACACAGCATACAGCATACTTTTCTTTAGTCGTAACCTCTATATCACCAGTTTGCTGTATGCGTGTTTCGTACTACTGGCTTGTGTCGGCTACAAAAAATGGCAGCGAGCCAAGGCCTCTTCTCTTTATTGA
- a CDS encoding efflux transporter outer membrane subunit, translating into MKFRLSLAAFLMLSGCNLAPKYQRPTQPVQNSYPDNTGAKNVPAAQKAGNLGWEDFFTDPRLKALIELALKNNRDIAAQAAAIMQARGQYEVQHASLFPTISAGGAGMFLSPSDTGGFSFAPGMGSSVSTLRFYQTSIGFSSYEIDLWGRIRNLSREQSENILSSLENARNVLITTVSQIASTYIQWLADREELRVTNATLKSQSDTLRLVQLSYDNGETDALTLAQVKTQVEQASANAAQYTRAVAEDEHALQLLVGTPLPADLPPAAPFGRQTMIADLPAGLPSDLLEQRPDVLAAEHTLEGANANVGAARAAFFPRVTLTASEGTSSLQFRHLFTPGAETWSVSPSISLPIFTWGQNEGNLHISKAKRLQDIALYEKTMQTAFKEVSDALTARETYKVQEQHMGELVTQSQKAYDLAKMRYNAGIDSYLTTLEQQRSLYQSQQSAIMIQAAGFQNLVTLYRALGGGWSQKTVVPKTGKNMP; encoded by the coding sequence ATGAAGTTCCGTTTAAGTCTTGCGGCTTTTCTGATGCTTTCTGGTTGTAATCTTGCACCAAAGTATCAGCGCCCGACACAGCCCGTGCAGAATAGTTACCCAGATAATACGGGAGCCAAAAATGTTCCTGCTGCACAAAAGGCAGGCAATTTGGGGTGGGAGGATTTCTTTACAGATCCTCGGTTAAAAGCCCTGATTGAGTTGGCATTGAAAAATAATCGGGATATTGCCGCACAGGCTGCCGCCATTATGCAAGCAAGGGGGCAGTATGAAGTTCAGCATGCGTCTTTGTTCCCGACAATCTCTGCGGGGGGAGCAGGAATGTTCTTGTCTCCGTCTGATACGGGCGGATTTTCATTTGCTCCAGGGATGGGAAGCAGTGTTTCGACGCTGCGTTTTTATCAAACGTCTATTGGCTTTTCTTCTTACGAGATTGATTTATGGGGACGCATTCGTAACCTCTCTCGTGAGCAATCAGAAAATATTTTGAGTAGCTTGGAGAATGCTCGAAATGTTTTGATTACGACGGTGTCTCAAATTGCGAGTACCTATATTCAATGGCTCGCTGACCGTGAGGAGTTGCGTGTTACGAACGCAACATTGAAGTCCCAGAGTGATACATTACGCCTTGTTCAGCTTTCTTATGATAATGGCGAGACAGATGCGCTTACCTTGGCGCAGGTAAAAACACAGGTTGAGCAGGCCTCAGCCAATGCGGCTCAATATACACGGGCTGTTGCAGAAGATGAACATGCTTTGCAACTTCTTGTGGGTACGCCATTACCGGCTGATCTTCCACCTGCTGCACCGTTTGGACGACAAACGATGATTGCTGATTTACCAGCAGGTCTGCCGTCTGACTTGTTGGAGCAACGGCCTGATGTGTTGGCGGCTGAACATACTCTTGAAGGGGCGAATGCAAATGTAGGGGCTGCACGGGCAGCATTCTTTCCGCGCGTAACCTTGACGGCATCTGAGGGGACAAGCTCTCTACAGTTTAGGCATTTGTTTACGCCAGGTGCTGAAACGTGGTCTGTATCACCTTCGATTAGCCTCCCTATTTTTACGTGGGGCCAAAATGAAGGGAACTTGCACATTTCAAAAGCTAAGAGACTGCAAGACATTGCTCTTTATGAAAAGACAATGCAGACGGCCTTTAAGGAGGTGTCCGACGCGCTCACTGCTCGTGAGACCTATAAAGTTCAAGAGCAGCACATGGGAGAGCTCGTTACGCAGTCTCAAAAAGCATATGACTTAGCGAAGATGCGTTATAATGCGGGGATTGACAGTTATTTGACAACGTTGGAGCAACAACGCTCGTTGTATCAATCTCAACAGAGTGCCATTATGATACAAGCGGCCGGGTTCCAAAACTTAGTCACATTATATCGTGCTTTAGGTGGTGGGTGGAGCCAGAAAACAGTTGTGCCTAAAACTGGCAAGAATATGCCGTAA